The following are encoded together in the Pectobacterium wasabiae CFBP 3304 genome:
- a CDS encoding HAD family hydrolase has protein sequence MTKPVIFSDLDDTLFQTRRKMVNELALEPYRTGALDPSLTPRSFMTEEQAMLVDWMLEYAELIPVTARGTEEIARVAIPFRSWAVTTHGAVILTPQGEPEPVWKAQILTALAPYAEQLHTMQHGITELMAERNINGWARINYEYGDTPIYLVMKHRDSTQIEELYAIADEIEQRYPTQGFYLHRNSNNVAWLPDPVEKGRAVTYLLNKLRAERGTFPVIGLGDSLSDHRFMTLCTWYGLPRQSQFAEAIARRIFGDAQDA, from the coding sequence ATGACTAAGCCCGTTATTTTTTCCGATCTTGACGACACGCTGTTTCAGACGCGACGTAAGATGGTGAATGAGTTGGCGCTTGAACCTTATCGAACGGGGGCGCTGGATCCCAGCCTGACGCCGCGCAGCTTTATGACCGAAGAGCAGGCCATGCTGGTGGATTGGATGCTGGAATATGCGGAACTGATCCCCGTGACGGCGCGCGGGACGGAAGAAATTGCCCGTGTGGCCATTCCTTTCCGTTCCTGGGCCGTGACCACGCATGGCGCTGTCATTCTTACCCCGCAAGGTGAACCTGAGCCTGTCTGGAAAGCGCAGATATTGACTGCTCTGGCACCGTATGCGGAACAGCTTCACACGATGCAGCACGGTATCACTGAGCTGATGGCTGAGCGCAATATTAACGGCTGGGCGCGGATTAATTACGAATATGGCGATACGCCGATTTATCTGGTGATGAAGCACCGCGATAGCACCCAAATCGAAGAACTCTACGCCATTGCCGATGAAATAGAGCAGCGCTATCCGACACAGGGTTTTTATCTGCATCGCAACAGCAACAACGTTGCCTGGCTACCCGATCCGGTAGAGAAGGGGCGGGCAGTAACCTATTTGCTCAACAAATTGCGCGCGGAACGAGGCACCTTTCCCGTGATTGGTTTAGGCGATAGCCTCAGCGATCATCGCTTTATGACACTCTGCACCTGGTACGGATTGCCTCGGCAAAGTCAGTTTGCCGAAGCCATCGCCCGCCGTATTTTCGGAGACGCCCAAGATGCATGA
- a CDS encoding phosphoribosyltransferase domain-containing protein: protein MSPIPQQPVYTRDLSCGTLSVTPTGGVAALDTLFDIAERRNPKRAFLFVSKVLGRHIPVSPATMRGVYRQLAEQLPDSIEGPVLFIGMAETAVGLGAGIFDEVRQRVSEPVYLTSTRHPQDAELLCEFKEAHSHATDHLIYLPEDALLRRRVREARTLILIDDEATTGNTFINLLAALRETTWLAHLQQVFAVTLTDWSGSALAQRCPLPLQSISLVQGDWQWVPKPDAPLPIMPTVNVTARGNVAITGKQSWGRVGMAEPAGDLGRDLRVAPSEKILVLGSSEFVWEPFLLAEHLQAQGADVKFSSTTRSPIATGFAIQSAITFNDNYGLGIANFVYNVMHQRFDRILLCVETPSESVDPQLLDALATVAPSVEIISYD, encoded by the coding sequence ATGTCACCGATTCCACAACAGCCCGTCTATACCCGCGATCTTTCCTGTGGCACGCTCAGCGTCACGCCAACTGGCGGCGTGGCGGCGCTGGATACCTTGTTTGATATTGCTGAACGTCGTAACCCTAAGCGCGCTTTCCTGTTTGTTAGTAAGGTACTAGGACGACACATTCCTGTTTCTCCTGCAACGATGCGCGGTGTGTACCGTCAGCTTGCAGAGCAGCTCCCGGATTCTATCGAGGGACCAGTGCTGTTTATCGGCATGGCCGAAACGGCGGTAGGCTTAGGGGCAGGTATTTTTGATGAGGTGAGGCAACGGGTCAGTGAGCCGGTTTATTTGACCTCCACGCGCCACCCGCAAGACGCTGAGCTGCTCTGTGAATTTAAGGAAGCGCATAGTCACGCCACCGATCACTTGATCTATCTTCCCGAGGATGCGTTGTTACGTCGCCGCGTGCGTGAAGCACGTACTCTGATACTGATTGATGATGAAGCGACGACGGGCAATACGTTCATTAATTTACTGGCTGCCCTGCGAGAAACCACATGGCTTGCGCACTTGCAGCAGGTGTTTGCTGTCACACTGACCGACTGGAGCGGTAGCGCGCTCGCACAGCGTTGTCCTTTACCCCTTCAGTCTATTTCTCTAGTTCAGGGCGACTGGCAATGGGTGCCCAAACCGGATGCACCTCTTCCCATTATGCCGACGGTGAATGTCACGGCGCGCGGTAACGTTGCCATCACGGGAAAACAGAGCTGGGGACGCGTGGGTATGGCCGAACCTGCGGGGGATTTAGGGCGTGATTTGCGTGTAGCGCCGAGTGAAAAAATATTGGTTCTGGGCAGTAGTGAGTTTGTTTGGGAACCTTTTTTACTGGCGGAGCATTTGCAAGCGCAGGGGGCTGACGTTAAGTTCAGCTCTACCACACGATCGCCTATCGCGACCGGGTTCGCCATTCAGTCGGCGATAACGTTCAATGACAATTACGGGCTAGGTATTGCGAATTTTGTCTACAACGTGATGCATCAACGTTTCGATCGTATTTTGCTCTGCGTGGAAACGCCGTCAGAGAGTGTCGATCCCCAATTACTCGATGCGCTGGCGACGGTAGCGCCCAGCGTGGAGATTATCAGCTATGACTAA
- a CDS encoding ATP-grasp domain-containing protein gives MTQRIWLMEGLSSQRDMILAIKSFAEIRDADVTIFASHRNERNEILSLADRAFLEPKDETERLSFILTTVKTQGIHAIHAGRHGRWCENHRHEIESLGVKLTTGTANVESLLIADDKVSFAHEMEKLGLAVVPSIRVSSVDELRQQIAAAPFSGAPLCVKPVTGIYGMGFWRFDDSASPMAVFTHPERRVVAPEHYLHAQSEAGNFAPLVLMPYLPGPEYSVDMLVEKGKVLAAVARRKVGALQYLENSGEAYQLAIACAESMQADGLVNVQTRHNDDGVPQLLEINMRPSGGIGYTRFSGVNLPGLFAMRQLELLSAQQVVELAAEAFEPATVRTITDVVRYQTTLSNRLQEG, from the coding sequence ATGACACAGAGAATTTGGCTAATGGAAGGCTTGTCTTCCCAGCGTGATATGATTTTGGCGATTAAGTCATTTGCTGAAATCCGCGATGCGGATGTCACCATTTTTGCTTCTCATCGTAATGAGCGTAATGAAATTCTGTCGCTTGCCGATCGTGCATTCCTGGAGCCAAAGGACGAGACTGAACGCCTCTCATTTATTCTGACGACCGTCAAAACGCAGGGGATCCATGCGATCCATGCCGGTCGGCATGGCCGCTGGTGCGAAAACCATCGACATGAAATTGAATCGCTTGGCGTGAAACTCACTACCGGCACCGCCAATGTTGAGTCTCTACTGATAGCCGATGACAAAGTCTCTTTTGCTCATGAAATGGAGAAACTAGGGCTAGCCGTCGTACCTTCGATTCGCGTGTCCTCCGTTGATGAACTCCGACAGCAGATCGCTGCGGCACCTTTTTCCGGTGCGCCGTTGTGTGTTAAACCCGTAACAGGCATTTATGGCATGGGTTTTTGGCGTTTTGATGATAGCGCCTCACCGATGGCGGTATTTACCCACCCAGAAAGGCGTGTGGTTGCTCCAGAGCACTACCTACATGCACAGAGCGAAGCGGGAAACTTTGCGCCGCTGGTGCTGATGCCTTACCTGCCTGGCCCGGAATATTCTGTCGATATGCTGGTAGAAAAAGGCAAAGTGCTGGCCGCAGTGGCGCGGCGTAAGGTTGGTGCGCTGCAATATCTGGAAAACAGCGGCGAAGCTTACCAGCTCGCCATTGCCTGTGCGGAGTCGATGCAAGCGGATGGGCTAGTCAACGTGCAGACCCGCCACAATGATGATGGTGTCCCTCAACTGCTCGAGATCAACATGCGTCCTTCCGGGGGGATCGGCTATACCCGTTTTAGTGGTGTAAACCTGCCTGGATTATTCGCCATGCGGCAGTTGGAATTGCTGAGTGCGCAGCAGGTGGTCGAACTGGCGGCGGAAGCCTTTGAGCCCGCGACCGTGCGCACCATAACGGATGTTGTCCGCTACCAGACTACGCTGTCTAACCGACTTCAGGAAGGGTAA
- a CDS encoding TerD family protein, with the protein MVSLSKNQTISLSKQSSAISNLHFGLGWDPVKKKGLLGGLFGGNASIDLDAGCVLLDKSGNEIDTVWFRKLKSSCGSVVHSGDNLTGEGDGDDEVIRVDLNRLPQNVEFLAFTVNSFRGQTFNEVENAFCRVVDQANKEQARYQLTEQGSHTGIVIASLRRNNGQWDFTAHGQACRGRTISDMHADIVAAVVR; encoded by the coding sequence ATGGTTTCTTTAAGTAAAAACCAGACGATTTCTCTCAGCAAACAGTCTTCTGCTATCAGTAATCTTCACTTTGGGCTCGGCTGGGATCCAGTGAAAAAGAAAGGTCTCTTAGGGGGACTATTTGGCGGTAATGCGTCAATCGATCTTGATGCAGGATGCGTATTGCTCGACAAATCGGGTAATGAGATCGACACCGTATGGTTTCGTAAATTGAAGTCATCCTGTGGATCGGTAGTACACAGCGGAGACAACCTGACTGGCGAGGGAGACGGCGATGACGAAGTGATCCGCGTTGACCTGAACCGGCTCCCACAAAACGTCGAGTTCCTGGCATTTACCGTCAATAGCTTCCGTGGCCAAACGTTTAATGAAGTTGAAAATGCATTCTGCCGCGTCGTTGATCAGGCCAATAAAGAACAGGCTCGTTATCAGTTGACCGAACAAGGCTCTCATACCGGGATCGTTATCGCTTCACTGCGCCGCAATAATGGCCAGTGGGATTTCACCGCGCATGGGCAGGCCTGTCGTGGTCGCACCATTAGTGATATGCACGCTGATATCGTTGCTGCGGTGGTGCGCTAA
- a CDS encoding TerD family protein, with amino-acid sequence MNLTPGGNAPVPNKALQVRILSGAAVDASAFRLFATGKVQGDTDMVFYGQPRNDDGSVSLMHEGHNTIFTIDVTRLKPEVQKVAFTVACEGSQTIANLQRLNIQVEADNEVLVNGNVELAGRQEAALILGELYRRNNDWKFRFIAQGFNGGLQPLAEHFGVDVAAPAAHAEPTPPPAPPATSRINLSKVSLTKEKPAISLEKRDNFGEIRINLNWHREAKASGLRGMFGGSNGVDLDLGAFVEMQDGHKTVVQALGNRFGDYQDEPFVLLKGDDRTGDVSEGEWLHINGREWKNLRQVLIYAFIYEGVPSWNKTDGVVTLHIPDQPPIETRMTEGQDSRSMCAVARLVNEGGSIKVERINQFFRDHGEMDNALGWGFRWKAGSK; translated from the coding sequence ATGAATCTGACCCCAGGCGGTAACGCCCCCGTCCCCAACAAAGCGTTGCAGGTTCGCATACTCTCCGGTGCGGCAGTCGATGCCAGTGCTTTCCGTCTGTTTGCAACAGGCAAGGTACAGGGCGACACAGATATGGTGTTTTATGGTCAGCCACGCAATGATGACGGCAGCGTCAGTCTGATGCATGAAGGGCACAACACCATCTTCACTATCGACGTCACTCGACTAAAGCCAGAAGTACAGAAGGTTGCCTTTACCGTTGCCTGTGAAGGTAGTCAAACCATCGCGAATTTACAGCGGCTCAACATTCAGGTTGAGGCTGATAATGAGGTTCTGGTTAACGGCAATGTCGAACTGGCAGGGCGTCAGGAAGCGGCACTGATCCTGGGAGAACTTTATCGTCGTAACAATGACTGGAAGTTTCGCTTTATTGCGCAGGGATTTAACGGCGGCCTACAGCCCCTTGCCGAGCACTTCGGCGTCGACGTGGCAGCCCCTGCCGCACACGCTGAACCGACGCCTCCTCCGGCACCACCAGCTACAAGCCGCATCAATCTGAGCAAGGTGTCACTTACCAAAGAAAAACCGGCCATTAGCCTGGAAAAACGGGATAACTTCGGTGAGATTCGCATCAACTTGAACTGGCATCGCGAGGCCAAAGCGTCTGGCCTGCGTGGGATGTTTGGTGGCAGTAACGGCGTCGATCTCGACCTCGGTGCATTTGTCGAAATGCAAGACGGTCACAAAACCGTGGTTCAGGCCTTGGGCAACCGCTTTGGTGATTATCAGGACGAACCCTTTGTCCTGCTCAAAGGTGATGACCGTACTGGCGATGTATCAGAAGGCGAATGGCTGCATATCAATGGGCGCGAATGGAAGAATCTGCGTCAGGTGCTGATTTACGCCTTTATTTACGAAGGTGTGCCTAGCTGGAATAAAACCGATGGTGTGGTCACGCTGCACATCCCCGATCAACCCCCGATCGAAACCCGAATGACGGAAGGACAAGATAGCCGCAGTATGTGTGCGGTTGCGCGTCTGGTCAATGAAGGTGGAAGCATCAAGGTCGAGCGTATCAACCAGTTCTTCCGTGACCACGGCGAGATGGATAACGCACTTGGCTGGGGGTTCCGCTGGAAGGCGGGCTCAAAATAG
- a CDS encoding tellurite resistance TerB family protein has protein sequence MSFLNKVKGAFNASREELTKQVGRFKNKKFLQGTVAVCVRIAVSSGGVSTEEKQKMIGFLKSSEELKVFDTAEVIEFFNKLVASFDFDEEVGKGETMKYILALKDQPEAAQLALRVGIAVAKSDGDFDAAEQHAVREIATALGFQPADFGL, from the coding sequence ATGAGTTTTCTTAATAAGGTTAAAGGCGCTTTTAATGCCAGCCGAGAAGAGTTGACGAAACAGGTCGGACGCTTCAAGAACAAGAAATTTCTGCAAGGTACTGTCGCCGTCTGTGTCCGCATCGCGGTATCCAGCGGCGGCGTGAGTACAGAAGAAAAACAGAAGATGATCGGCTTTCTCAAATCATCAGAAGAGTTAAAAGTATTTGATACTGCTGAAGTTATTGAATTCTTTAACAAACTGGTTGCCAGTTTCGATTTCGATGAAGAGGTCGGAAAAGGTGAAACCATGAAATACATCCTGGCGCTCAAAGATCAACCTGAAGCCGCACAGCTAGCTCTGCGAGTCGGCATTGCGGTTGCCAAAAGTGACGGTGATTTCGATGCAGCAGAACAACATGCCGTGCGAGAGATCGCGACAGCGCTTGGGTTTCAACCAGCCGATTTCGGCCTTTGA